One part of the Methylobacterium terrae genome encodes these proteins:
- a CDS encoding Mrp/NBP35 family ATP-binding protein, giving the protein MAITRDDVLKALAGVTVDAAGTSLPASGRLSEIVIDPSGRVVFSIGIAPPEAKAFEAVRQAAEIAVLKLPGVKAALASLTAERGPGASPAPRPAAPGAPQGGPQGGPRPGPALPGVRHIVAVASGKGGVGKSTTACNLALALRAQGLKVGLLDADIYGPSVPKLFGLDRKPETINTPQGQRIVPLNGYGLAVMSIGFLISADTAMIWRGPMVQSALTQLLREVAWGELDVLIVDMPPGTGDAQLTLAQATPLAGAVIVSTPQDLALIDARRAVTMFRRVEVPILGVVENMATFVCPHCGGTSHIFGHGGARHEAETLGVPFLGEVPLNMTIRESSDSGRPVVAVDPDGPQAAAYRAIASALWTNLSGGAGPRPAPRIVIE; this is encoded by the coding sequence GTGGCGATCACCCGGGACGACGTGCTGAAGGCGCTCGCGGGCGTGACGGTCGATGCGGCGGGAACCAGCCTGCCGGCCTCCGGTCGCCTGTCGGAGATCGTCATCGACCCCTCCGGCCGGGTTGTGTTCTCGATCGGCATCGCGCCGCCGGAGGCCAAGGCCTTCGAGGCGGTGCGGCAGGCGGCCGAGATCGCGGTTCTCAAGCTGCCCGGCGTCAAGGCGGCGCTCGCGAGCCTCACCGCCGAGCGCGGACCCGGCGCGAGTCCCGCTCCGCGCCCCGCCGCTCCGGGTGCGCCGCAAGGCGGCCCGCAGGGCGGTCCCCGCCCCGGCCCGGCCCTGCCGGGGGTGCGCCACATCGTGGCGGTGGCCTCGGGCAAGGGCGGCGTCGGCAAGTCGACCACCGCCTGCAACCTCGCCCTGGCTTTGCGCGCGCAAGGGCTCAAGGTCGGGCTGCTCGACGCCGACATCTACGGCCCCTCGGTCCCGAAGCTCTTCGGCCTCGACCGCAAGCCCGAGACGATCAACACGCCGCAAGGCCAGCGCATCGTGCCGCTCAACGGCTACGGCCTCGCGGTGATGTCGATCGGCTTCCTGATCTCCGCCGACACGGCGATGATCTGGCGCGGCCCGATGGTGCAGTCGGCCCTGACGCAGCTCCTGCGCGAGGTCGCCTGGGGCGAGCTCGACGTCCTGATCGTCGACATGCCCCCCGGCACCGGCGACGCGCAGCTGACGCTCGCCCAGGCCACGCCGCTCGCCGGCGCGGTGATCGTCTCGACGCCGCAGGACCTGGCGCTCATCGACGCCCGGCGCGCCGTGACGATGTTCCGCCGGGTCGAGGTGCCGATCCTCGGCGTGGTCGAGAACATGGCGACCTTCGTCTGCCCGCATTGCGGCGGCACCTCGCACATCTTCGGCCATGGCGGCGCCCGCCACGAGGCCGAGACCCTCGGCGTGCCGTTCCTGGGCGAGGTGCCCTTGAACATGACGATCCGCGAATCCTCCGATTCCGGCCGTCCCGTCGTGGCGGTCGATCCCGACGGGCCGCAGGCCGCCGCCTACCGGGCGATTGCTTCGGCGCTCTGGACGAATCTCAGCGGCGGCGCCGGCCCGCGCCCGGCGCCCCGGATCGTGATCGAGTGA
- a CDS encoding RNA polymerase sigma factor → MQPLATQMDMTGAGPPPGTAPPDPDADLAARAARGDRTAFEALLRRHYDRMHRIAWRMTGSRHDAEDVVQEVCCALVERIAGFRGEARVSTWLFGIVVNACRDHHRRRTTLARMKEGLGVLLRLGPAPDGRDLHRRAWLAGALARLDPRLRETVVLVAGEGLTHAEAAHALGVAEATVSWRLHEARRRLKSDPLTTDPEERHGA, encoded by the coding sequence ATGCAGCCGCTCGCGACACAGATGGACATGACGGGGGCCGGGCCCCCGCCCGGGACGGCGCCGCCGGATCCCGATGCCGACCTCGCCGCCCGGGCGGCGCGGGGGGACCGCACGGCCTTCGAGGCGCTGCTGCGGCGCCACTACGACCGCATGCACCGCATCGCCTGGCGCATGACCGGCTCGCGCCACGACGCCGAGGACGTGGTGCAGGAGGTGTGCTGCGCCCTGGTGGAGCGGATCGCGGGGTTTCGCGGCGAGGCCCGGGTCTCGACCTGGCTGTTCGGCATCGTCGTCAATGCCTGCCGCGACCATCACCGCCGCCGCACCACGCTGGCGCGGATGAAGGAGGGATTGGGCGTGCTGCTGCGCCTCGGCCCCGCGCCCGACGGGCGCGACCTCCATCGCCGCGCCTGGCTCGCCGGGGCGCTCGCCCGCCTCGATCCGCGCTTGCGCGAGACCGTCGTGCTCGTGGCGGGCGAGGGGCTGACCCATGCCGAGGCGGCTCACGCCCTCGGCGTCGCCGAGGCCACGGTGTCCTGGCGCCTGCACGAGGCCCGCCGCCGCCTGAAGAGCGATCCGCTCACGACCGATCCGGAGGAGCGCCATGGCGCCTGA
- a CDS encoding vWA domain-containing protein, whose amino-acid sequence MLRTRPLVAATLVAALGLPAAWAILRERAEAPPAPEATAPSPSSEPAPAAADTARSAAPPPPAAPAPLAQRMLPEANPAYSDFARDRSRGALALQAPMPRRVAPAADALPAPAEPVGRDRFPEARPSGFQAVAQAPVSTFSIDVDTASYAFVRASLNRNVLPPPNAVRVEEMINYFPYAYPAPTSSEEPFRITTSVFPSPWAEGRKLVQIGIKGYAVAPETRPPANLVFLVDTSGSMAGPNRLPLVKQALGLLLTKLDARDRVAIVAYAGAAGTVLPPTPASERQKILAAIDGLGAGGGTAGGEGLRQAYALAEQGFEAKAVNRVVLATDGDFNLGITDRDELKGFVARKRETGIFLSVLGFGMGNHNDALMQALAQNGNGAAAYIDTLNEARKVLVEEATSTLVPTAKDVKIQVEFNPGEIAEYRLIGYETRALRRDDFTNDRVDAGEVGSGQSVTALYEVVPVGGPRAMPDLRYAGKPAAPAAGSRDYAHVAIRYKRPDAEASRLIEAVIDQAREARTLAEAPQEARFAAAVAAFGEILRGGTHTGAFRYADVARLAAGARGDDPFGYRAELVGLVRAAETAAALAPAPR is encoded by the coding sequence ATGCTTCGCACCCGTCCCCTCGTCGCCGCCACCCTGGTCGCCGCCCTCGGCCTGCCCGCTGCCTGGGCCATCCTGCGCGAGCGCGCCGAGGCGCCCCCGGCGCCTGAGGCGACCGCACCGTCGCCATCTTCTGAGCCCGCTCCGGCCGCCGCCGATACTGCGCGGTCCGCCGCCCCGCCGCCACCCGCCGCCCCGGCCCCGCTCGCCCAGCGGATGCTCCCCGAAGCCAACCCGGCCTACAGCGACTTCGCAAGGGATCGGAGCCGCGGAGCGCTGGCCCTCCAGGCGCCGATGCCGAGGCGCGTCGCCCCGGCTGCGGACGCGCTCCCGGCCCCCGCCGAGCCCGTCGGCCGCGACCGCTTCCCGGAGGCCCGGCCGAGCGGCTTCCAGGCGGTGGCGCAGGCGCCGGTCTCGACCTTCTCGATCGACGTCGACACCGCCTCCTACGCCTTCGTGCGCGCCAGCCTGAACCGCAACGTGCTGCCGCCGCCGAACGCCGTGCGCGTCGAGGAGATGATCAACTACTTCCCGTACGCCTACCCGGCGCCGACGAGCTCGGAGGAGCCGTTCCGCATCACCACCTCGGTCTTCCCGAGCCCCTGGGCCGAGGGGCGCAAGCTGGTGCAGATCGGCATCAAGGGCTACGCCGTGGCGCCGGAGACCCGGCCGCCGGCGAATCTCGTCTTCCTCGTCGACACCTCCGGCTCGATGGCGGGGCCGAACCGGCTGCCGCTCGTCAAGCAGGCGCTCGGCCTGCTGCTGACGAAGCTCGACGCCCGCGACCGGGTCGCGATCGTGGCCTACGCGGGCGCGGCCGGCACGGTGCTGCCTCCCACCCCGGCGAGCGAGCGCCAGAAGATCCTGGCGGCGATCGACGGGCTCGGGGCCGGCGGCGGCACGGCCGGGGGCGAGGGCCTGCGCCAGGCCTACGCACTGGCCGAGCAGGGCTTCGAGGCCAAGGCCGTCAACCGGGTGGTGCTCGCCACCGACGGCGACTTCAACCTCGGCATCACGGACCGGGACGAGCTGAAGGGCTTCGTCGCCCGCAAGCGCGAGACCGGTATCTTCCTGTCGGTGCTCGGCTTCGGCATGGGCAACCACAACGACGCGCTGATGCAGGCGCTGGCGCAGAACGGCAACGGCGCGGCGGCGTACATCGATACCCTGAACGAGGCCCGCAAGGTGCTGGTGGAGGAGGCGACCTCGACCCTGGTGCCGACCGCCAAGGACGTGAAGATCCAGGTCGAGTTCAATCCGGGCGAGATCGCCGAGTACCGGCTGATCGGCTACGAGACACGGGCGCTCCGCCGCGACGACTTCACCAACGATAGGGTCGATGCGGGCGAGGTCGGCTCGGGCCAGAGCGTGACCGCGCTCTACGAGGTGGTGCCGGTGGGCGGTCCGCGGGCGATGCCCGACCTGCGCTACGCCGGCAAACCCGCCGCGCCGGCGGCGGGATCGCGCGACTACGCCCACGTGGCGATCCGCTACAAGCGGCCGGACGCGGAGGCGAGCCGGCTGATCGAGGCGGTGATCGATCAGGCCCGGGAGGCGAGGACCCTCGCCGAGGCGCCGCAGGAGGCCCGCTTCGCCGCCGCCGTCGCGGCCTTCGGCGAGATCCTGCGCGGCGGGACCCATACCGGCGCGTTCCGCTACGCGGACGTCGCGCGGCTCGCCGCCGGGGCACGGGGCGACGATCCGTTCGGCTACCGGGCGGAGTTAGTCGGCCTCGTGCGCGCCGCGGAAACGGCTGCGGCGCTGGCTCCGGCGCCGCGCTGA
- a CDS encoding HAD family hydrolase encodes MAAEALLFDMDGTLVDSTAVITDLWRRWCDRHGVDAEALLRVSHGRRTIETVRRFAPPGVDPEVEAAALTDAAATACDGFTAIPGAVDLLRSLPSSRWAIVTSADRAIARSWLTLTGLPIPEVLVTAEDVVAGKPDPDGYLQAARRLGCAPGRSVVFEDAPAGLAAGRASGARVVALATTLGPEDMHDHDWVPDLSGVTYTPEMSGQLAFSG; translated from the coding sequence ATGGCCGCCGAGGCCCTGCTCTTCGACATGGACGGGACGCTGGTCGACTCGACGGCCGTCATCACCGACCTGTGGCGGCGCTGGTGCGACCGGCACGGCGTCGATGCCGAGGCGCTGTTGCGGGTCTCGCATGGACGGCGCACGATCGAGACTGTTCGGCGTTTCGCACCGCCCGGCGTCGATCCTGAGGTAGAGGCCGCGGCTCTCACTGATGCCGCCGCGACGGCGTGCGACGGCTTCACCGCGATTCCCGGCGCCGTCGACCTGCTGCGCTCCCTTCCCAGCTCACGCTGGGCGATCGTCACCTCCGCCGATCGGGCCATCGCCCGATCCTGGCTCACACTCACCGGGCTGCCGATCCCCGAGGTGCTGGTGACGGCCGAGGATGTCGTCGCTGGCAAGCCCGATCCGGACGGCTACCTCCAGGCGGCCCGGCGCCTGGGCTGCGCGCCCGGGCGGAGCGTGGTGTTCGAGGACGCTCCGGCCGGTCTCGCGGCGGGCCGGGCCTCCGGCGCCCGAGTGGTGGCGCTCGCCACCACACTCGGTCCCGAGGACATGCACGACCACGACTGGGTGCCCGACCTCTCCGGGGTCACCTACACGCCGGAGATGAGCGGACAGCTGGCCTTCTCCGGCTGA